From Demequina capsici, one genomic window encodes:
- a CDS encoding YraN family protein, which produces MAAKDAVGRYGEDVAARRLEELGWRMLDRNWRCARGELDIVAVDGASLVVVEVKTRRGSAMGSPLEAVTPRKLVKLRTLTAAWLAAHEGRWSEVRIDVIAVTLPRAGGPTLEHLKAVG; this is translated from the coding sequence ATGGCAGCGAAGGACGCGGTCGGCAGGTACGGCGAGGACGTCGCGGCGAGGCGACTCGAGGAGCTGGGCTGGCGGATGCTCGACCGCAACTGGCGGTGCGCCCGTGGTGAGCTGGACATCGTCGCGGTCGATGGAGCGTCGCTCGTCGTGGTCGAGGTCAAGACGCGGCGGGGGAGCGCAATGGGCTCGCCCCTGGAGGCGGTGACCCCGCGCAAGCTCGTCAAGCTCCGCACCCTCACCGCCGCGTGGCTCGCGGCGCATGAGGGGCGCTGGTCAGAGGTACGCATCGACGTGATCGCTGTGACCCTGCCACGCGCGGGCGGTCCGACGCTCGAGCATCTCAAGGCCGTCGGATGA